One Diabrotica virgifera virgifera chromosome 3, PGI_DIABVI_V3a genomic window carries:
- the LOC114342449 gene encoding cadherin-related tumor suppressor-like — MWGMLCWLLIFGAISLVAARTPGPGPGRTSSNEPFFGYSTQMQSRAVDTRVTLEILEEQPKGTVVGKIPTKPGFTYRFNEPPKEFILDPKTGEIKTNVILDRESMKNDRTDLVILSSQPTYPIEVRIVVVDINDNSPVFPEPSIAVSFSESAAAGTRLLLDSATDKDSGINGISDNYAIIAGNKDEKFRLVVTPNPTGETSYLHLETTGKLDRETQGNYVLNISAKDSGKPSKYGYLQVNVTILDVNDNPPIFDHSDYIVSLNESVPPGSSVLQVMATDNDLGDNAKITYYLADTEHQFTVDPETGIISTTELLECSQQNCIHPSKPGGNCPKSCVFTVFARDHGVPRQDGRTYVTVNLVDANDHDPVIKFIYFPSTAGFATVDENAGNGSVVAAVSVGDQDEGLNGETTVRIISGNELNHFRLDYTPSFDIVRVNGVLDREEISKYNLTVVATDKGTPPRTATAFLIIHVNDVNDHEPVFEKSEYSAILSELAPPGTYVAGITATDEDTGVNAQIYYAFVSGNENQWFSINADSGLITTRAPLDREVQGTVELNISARDGGPNPKWAHTQLKVTILDENDEAPEFSQSRINVSLSESAPPGTLVAMLTASDHDQGTNGSVAYTLHPAVRQRYEDTFALDSLTGQLVTKKKLDREKIAIYEINVIARDQGIPSQSSTAAVYLTVLDVNDNNPEFYPQKYFVSVSEDTKIGTSLLKVTATDKDEGENAMITFKLENGGDSLFTVDEWTGVISLQGNLKNAQKPMYRLKISAVDQGDKKAIEDATVEIIKEAYMEELHFDNYAGYDFQIVEDPNDLQIFRKRDVGSVHVRNTDAFYSIFYGDPNHNFEINENTGKISTAKKIDREQQMSYSLSIVARVGLSYGRTTVNIVVQDLNDNKPVFLRDKEEIKLPENAAVGQEVYLARARDFDAGINSRVTYSLSYNPHDQFRISEATGVIYLKRPVRADPGTVLNVEVTATDGGEQPLSSKHSVMIIIEDVNDHTPVFDHTSYETSLLESTPVNERFFALAASDADLGANGRISYSISEGNNEGKFGVFPDGYLYVKKALDREDKDYYSLTVTASDAGNPSRSSIVPVVIHVIDENDNSPEFTNNTFTFNIRENEPPDSFVGKLAATDKDIGRNAELIFSLSNSQNDFAIDPKNGFIRTLHVFDREELVLNTGQNVITLEASVADNGVVRLRDKVKVHVHVIDVNDNPPKFLRTPYKVQISEGSMIGAQVMRLYTTDADEGLNGDVFYKIVGGNDDGRFEIDDATGQITLLRSLDRESTSKYMLTVVAHDAGLTKQLTSSTTVSIDILDENDNAPEFTQSESRISVSETTPVNTELIQFKATDADLGVNSEIVYSISAGNRKDTFHIDSMTGVLHLHKPLDFEELAAYQLNITASDNGNPRLSTTILFAIAVEDANDNPPSFPSTAIVRQIREGIPIHTPIVTVTADDPDSGLNGKVSYAISYQDPDDNKRHFGINPITGVIHTLLPIDRETIDTFRLTVVATDQAVPVSSRLSADKLVTVIVEDVNDNAPIFVSMNAAILPKVDRNFRGEVTITNVFARDLDSSTNGLVTYELASGNSDLFKLDQSTGALRLRRPIYDPDPTYRLSVKATDEAVQSERKSTEAYLTIIATNDAENGPKFESGLFTGSVYENEPTGTSILTVSAKHHTGEVEYYVTNVTGGGVQVDRLFDIDTKLGVLSTATELDREFGVDTYEIQVYAIINGADQLRTSKTKVRIFKCSCRQTWESVKITHKRKFGPPRMRVKLQGQRQTGWFAASTLSTWMGACNPYIHKKALNETAEEILGKQDPRKNQPCWWDKEIEEKTKKKK; from the coding sequence ATGTGGGGAATGTTGTGTTGGTTGTTGATTTTCGGTGCAATTTCGCTCGTCGCAGCGCGTACTCCTGGTCCGGGACCAGGAAGGACTTCCTCCAATGAACCCTTTTTTGGTTATTCGACGCAAATGCAATCGCGAGCGGTGGATACACGAGTTACTTTGGAAATTTTAGAAGAACAACCTAAAGGAACAGTGGTCGGTAAAATACCAACAAAACCTGGATTTACGTATCGCTTCAATGAACCACCCAAAGAATTTATTCTGGACCCTAAAACAGGTGAAATCAAAACAAATGTTATTTTGGACAGGGAAAGTATGAAAAATGACAGAACCGATTTGGTAATACTATCTAGTCAGCCAACCTATCCTATCGAAGTTAGAATTGTTGTTGTCGATATAAACGACAATTCTCCTGTATTTCCTGAACCTAGCATAGCAGTTTCGTTTTCTGAGAGTGCAGCTGCTGGAACACGTCTTCTATTAGATTCTGCTACCGATAAAGATTCCGGGATCAATGGTATTAGCGATAATTATGCCATAATTGCTGGAAATAAGGATGAAAAGTTCAGGTTAGTTGTTACACCCAATCCTACAGGAGAAACATCGTATTTACATCTTGAAACAACAGGTAAATTAGATAGAGAAACTCAAGGAAACTATGTACTAAATATATCAGCTAAAGACAGTGGAAAACCTTCGAAATACGGGTATTTGCAAGTAAATGTTACGATATTAGATGTAAATGACAATCCTCCAATATTTGACCACAGCGATTACATTGTTTCCTTGAATGAAAGTGTTCCACCAGGTAGTTCTGTTTTACAAGTGATGGCAACTGATAATGATTTAGGGGATAACGCCAAAATAACTTATTATCTTGCCGATACCGAACATCAATTCACTGTAGATCCAGAGACAGGAATAATTTCGACGACGGAACTGTTGGAATGTTCACAACAAAATTGTATTCATCCGTCAAAACCAGGTGGAAATTGTCCCAAAAGTTGTGTGTTTACGGTTTTCGCTCGAGATCACGGGGTACCTAGACAAGACGGAAGGACTTACGTAACCGTCAATTTAGTGGATGCTAATGATCATGATCCAGTGATTAAATTTATCTATTTTCCGTCAACAGCTGGTTTCGCGACAGTCGACGAGAATGCGGGTAATGGTTCAGTGGTAGCCGCAGTGTCAGTGGGTGATCAAGACGAAGGATTAAATGGTGAAACTACCGTCAGGATAATATCAGGTAACGAACTTAATCATTTTAGATTAGATTACACCCCTAGTTTCGATATAGTCAGAGTCAACGGTGTTCTCGACCGCGAAGAAATATCAAAGTATAACTTGACGGTCGTGGCAACAGATAAAGGCACTCCTCCACGCACAGCAACAGCATTTTTAATAATCCATGTAAACGATGTAAACGATCATGAACCTGTATTCGAGAAAAGTGAATATTCTGCCATTCTCAGCGAGCTGGCGCCCCCGGGCACTTACGTTGCAGGAATCACAGCCACGGACGAAGACACCGGAGTCAACGCTCAAATATATTACGCTTTTGTATCTGGTAATGAAAATCAGTGGTTTTCTATTAACGCTGACTCGGGGCTCATAACAACACGTGCACCTCTAGACAGGGAAGTTCAAGGCACGGTAGAATTAAACATATCAGCGAGAGATGGGGGCCCCAATCCGAAGTGGGCTCACACGCAATTGAAAGTTACAATTTTGGACGAAAACGACGAAGCTCCCGAATTTTCACAGTCTCGCATAAATGTTAGCTTATCCGAAAGTGCCCCGCCCGGTACACTGGTTGCCATGTTAACTGCCTCAGATCACGATCAAGGGACAAACGGCAGCGTAGCGTATACCTTGCATCCAGCCGTTCGTCAGCGATATGAAGACACTTTCGCTCTTGATTCTCTGACCGGCCAACTCGTCACGAAAAAGAAACTTGACCGAGAAAAAATCGCGATTTACGAAATCAACGTTATAGCCAGAGACCAAGGAATACCCTCACAATCGTCGACTGCTGCTGTTTATTTAACTGTTTTGGATGTAAATGATAACAACCCTGAATTTTATCCTCAAAAGTATTTTGTATCTGTATCTGAAGACACGAAAATAGGCACTTCTTTATTAAAAGTAACAGCTACCGATAAAGACGAAGGTGAGAATGCTATGATAACTTTCAAACTAGAAAACGGCGGAGATTCTTTGTTTACTGTAGACGAATGGACAGGTGTCATTTCATTGCAAGGAAATCTGAAAAATGCTCAAAAACCTATGTATCGTTTAAAAATTTCAGCCGTCGATCAGGGTGACAAAAAAGCCATTGAAGATGCTACTGttgaaattattaaagaagcttaCATGGAAGAATTACATTTTGACAATTATGCAGGCTATGATTTCCAAATTGTTGAAGATCCAAATGATTTGcaaatttttagaaaaagagaTGTTGGATCTGTACATGTAAGAAATACTGATGCTTTTTATTCGATATTTTATGGCGATCCAAATCATAATTTTGAAATTAACGAAAATACTGGCAAAATTAGCACAGCAAAGAAAATAGACCGCGAGCAACAGATGTCTTACAGCTTATCAATCGTAGCTCGTGTAGGATTATCATATGGCCGAACCACCGTGAATAttgttgtgcaagatttaaaTGACAACAAACCAGTATTTTTACGCGATAAAGAAGAAATCAAACTTCCTGAAAACGCCGCTGTCGGCCAAGAAGTCTATTTGGCGCGAGCAAGAGATTTTGATGCTGGTATTAACAGCAGAGTAACGTACAGCCTCAGCTATAACCCACATGACCAATTTCGAATATCAGAAGCAACGGGAGTTATTTATTTGAAAAGACCTGTACGTGCTGACCCGGGCACCGTACTCAACGTGGAAGTGACCGCTACAGATGGAGGCGAACAGCCACTATCATCTAAACATTCTGTAATGATCATTATCGAAGATGTGAACGACCACACCCCCGTTTTCGATCATACTTCGTATGAAACATCATTGTTAGAATCGACACCGGTCAACGAGAGGTTCTTTGCATTAGCGGCCAGTGATGCCGATTTGGGGGCCAACGGGAGAATATCCTACTCGATTTCAGAAGGTAATAATGAAGGTAAATTTGGTGTGTTTCCTGATGGATATTTGTACGTTAAAAAGGCCTTGGATCGAGAAGATAAAGATTATTATTCTCTAACTGTGACTGCGAGCGATGCAGGAAACCCATCAAGATCCTCGATTGTGCCTGTAGTAATTCACGTTATAGACGAAAATGATAACAGTCCTGAATTTACAAATAACACGTTTACCTTCAATATAAGAGAAAATGAACCTCCCGACTCGTTTGTGGGAAAATTAGCGGCGACAGATAAAGACATAGGAAGAAATGCTGAACTTATTTTTTCTTTATCGAATTCTCAAAATGATTTTGCTAtcgatcctaaaaatggtttcaTAAGAACTTTACACGTATTCGATAGAGAAGAACTGGTTTTAAATACAGGACAAAATGTAATAACATTGGAGGCTTCTGTTGCTGATAACGGGGTTGTTAGACTTCGAGATAAAGTAAAAGTTCACGTGCATGTAATAGATGTTAATGATAACCCTccaaaatttttaagaactccaTATAAAGTGCAGATATCTGAAGGTTCCATGATTGGTGCTCAAGTAATGAGGTTGTATACGACTGATGCCGATGAAGGGTTAAATGGAGATGTGTTTTACAAAATTGTGGGTGGTAATGACGATGGACGGTTCGAGATTGATGACGCTACAGGACAAATAACTTTACTTCGTTCTTTAGATAGAGAATCAACTTCAAAATACATGTTAACAGTGGTGGCTCATGATGCTGGACTTACAAAACAACTAACTTCGTCGACAACTGTCTCTATCGATATTTTAGACGAAAATGATAACGCTCCGGAGTTTACTCAGAGTGAATCGAGGATATCAGTTAGCGAGACGACCCCCGTCAATACTGAACTCATACAATTTAAAGCTACTGATGCAGATCTGGGCGTAAACAGCGAAATTGTGTATTCGATAAGTGCAGGAAACAGAAAAGACACCTTTCACATCGACTCGATGACAGGAGTGCTTCATTTACATAAACCGTTAGACTTCGAAGAGTTGGCTGCCTATCAGCTGAACATTACAGCATCTGATAATGGCAACCCGAGATTATCTACCACTATTTTGTTCGCCATTGCCGTCGAAGATGCTAACGATAACCCACCATCTTTTCCGAGCACAGCCATAGTTCGTCAGATTCGTGAAGGAATTCCTATTCACACCCCCATAGTTACTGTAACCGCCGACGACCCAGACTCTGGACTTAACGGGAAGGTTTCATACGCAATTTCTTATCAAGATCCTGACGACAACAAAAGACATTTCGGTATTAATCCGATTACAGGGGTGATTCACACGTTACTGCCGATTGATCGTGAAACAATAGACACTTTTCGTTTGACTGTCGTGGCCACTGATCAAGCTGTTCCAGTTTCTTCGCGACTTTCCGCCGATAAATTAGTGACTGTCATTGTTGAAGATGTCAACGACAACGCACCAATATTTGTTTCGATGAATGCAGCGATTTTACcgaaagttgaccgaaatttccGAGGGGAAGTGACAATTACCAACGTTTTTGCGCGCGATTTGGATTCTTCGACGAACGGTTTAGTGACTTATGAACTAGCAAGTGGCAACAGTGATTTATTCAAATTAGATCAAAGCACCGGTGCGCTAAGACTTCGACGTCCAATTTACGATCCTGATCCGACTTATCGTCTATCTGTCAAAGCTACTGATGAAGCGGTGCAAAGCGAAAGAAAATCGACGGAAGCCTACTTGACAATCATAGCGACGAACGACGCGGAAAATGGACCAAAATTCGAGAGTGGTTTGTTTACTGGGAGTGTCTACGAAAACGAACCGACGGGCACGAGTATTTTAACCGTTTCGGCTAAACATCATACCGGCGAAGTTGAGTATTACGTGACAAATGTGACAGGTGGCGGTGTGCAAGTGGACAGGCTCTTTGATATCGACACCAAATTGGGAGTGTTGTCAACAGCTACTGAATTGGATAGAGAGTTTGGAGTCGACACCTACGAAATTCAGGTGTATGCCATCATCAATGGTGCTGATCAACTAAGAACTTCTAAAACAAAG